In Harmonia axyridis chromosome 6, icHarAxyr1.1, whole genome shotgun sequence, a single window of DNA contains:
- the LOC123682270 gene encoding protein jim lovell isoform X1: MSDAPDQQYSLKWSNHPDNILNALDTLLQSENLVDVTLICGKSSLRAHRVILSACSPFFQKIFAETPCNHPVVVLNEFQGAEVQALINFMYRGEVSVAHTRLDALMKAAESLQIRGLADKKNPDPVHAVIYEGDESGCGSNYLNQASGLGAAAAVRSPAEGSTPVRIGSVSPSTSSTYDHPSKHVRQSYMEVPTTRAVDCISPTPRRKQARPRRRSGDNCSVQDLSTSSPRSPVQQEEVAENLCIKKTEERPFQSKREVIEVAASLPDPPQADVEMRDYRTSPIVLNQPPMGLNQDMDSHPHMPFPPMPSVSALAMTPPHGKYFGMEPQPLGLFPPGLENCRNPLYEMDHRAQDPHGLVKKKSKSSANDLIAGLENLSIGNKDPKDNPILKKIAKVAPKRKPRPRVVSKFDKFGRPKGQHSAPRGGPPRSWTNSELTNALQHVWNKKMTTSQASRVFGIPYNSLLMYVRGKYGKSLKLEQLRKDCIGASNQTSDLMAVNSTNNNNTVVKTEREAEPMQPNTRPSSVESQPPPPAHPHFLNPFLNNFYPEFNNFPLPLMHQFMPQNDRSREHFNQPQQQPQAQLPSPEVDNSNSEALEEDTERFRSPTRSIDERQQNGQD, from the exons ATGTCAGACGCACCTGACCAGCAATATAGTCTCAAGTGGAGCAATCACCCCGACAACATCCTGAATGCGCTCGATACCCTCCTACAATCTGAAAACCTCGTAGATGTCACCCTGATCTGCGGCAAATCGTCACTTCGAGCCCACAGAGTAATACTGAGCGCCTGCTCCCcctttttccagaaaattttcgCTGAGACACCCTGTAATCACCCGGTCGTGGTTCTGAACGAGTTCCAAGGAGCAGAGGTCCAAGCCTTGATCAACTTCATGTATAGAGGAGAGGTAAGCGTTGCCCATACGCGACTAGACGCTCTCATGAAAGCCGCTGAGAGCCTACAGATCAGGGGATTGGCGGATAAGAAGAATCCCGATCCCGTTCACGCTGTGATCTACGAAGGTGACGAGAGTGGCTGTGGTAGCAATTACCTGAATCAAGCCAGCGGTTTGGGAGCCGCTGCTGCTGTGAGATCACCTGCTGAAGGATCTACGCCAGTGAGAATAG GTTCCGTATCACCATCTACATCATCGACCTATGACCATCCGTCAAAACACGTAAGGCAGTCATACATGGAGGTTCCTACGACAAGGGCGGTAGATTGTATATCGCCAACACCAAGGAGGAAACAAGCAAGGCCACGAAGGCGTTCTGGAGATAACTGCAGCGTGCAAGACCTGTCAACTAGCTCGCCCAGGTCGCCAGTACAGCAGGAAGAAGTAGCAGAAAACTTGTGTATAAAGAAAACTGAAGAGAGGCCTTTCCAATCGAAGAGAGAAGTTATCGAAGTAGCTGCTTCGTTGCCTGACCCACCACAGGCAGATGTAGAAATGAGAGATTACAGGACTTCACCGATTGTGCTGAACCAACCTCCGATGGGTCTTAATCAGGACATGGATAGTCATCCTCACATGCCGTTTCCACCAATGCCGTCTGTATCAGCTCTGGCTATGACCCCACCTCATGGAAAAT attttggaATGGAGCCTCAGCCTTTAGGCCTGTTTCCTCCAGGTTTAGAGAACTGCAGGAATCCGTTGTACGAAATGGACCACAGGGCTCAGGATCCTCATGGGCTCGTCAAGAAAAAGAGTAAGTCCAGTGCAAACGATCTAATAGCAGGTTTAGAAAATTTATCGATCGGAAATAAAGATCCAAAAGATAAcccaattttgaagaaaattgcgAAAGTCGCACCCAAACGAAAACCCAGACCAAGGGTTGTTTCCAAGTTTGATAAAT TTGGTAGACCTAAAGGACAACACTCAGCACCGAGAGGAGGGCCCCCAAGGTCGTGGACCAACTCAGAACTGACGAATGCCCTTCAGCACGTGTGGAACAAGAAGATGACCACGAGCCAGGCCTCTAGGGTGTTCGGCATCCCTTACAACTCCCTCCTCATGTACGTCCGAGGCAAATACGGCAAGAGTCTCAAGCTGGAACAGCTGCGCAAAGACTGCATAGGCGCATCAAACCAAACTTCAGATCTGATGGCGGTGAACAGCACGAACAACAACAACACAGTCGTGAAGACAGAGAGGGAGGCAGAACCCATGCAGCCCAACACCAGGCCATCCAGCGTGGAGAGCCAACCCCCACCGCCAGCACATCCACATTTCTTGAACCCATTCTTGAACAACTTCTACCCCGAGTTCAACAATTTTCCCCTTCCCTTGATGCACCAGTTCATGCCGCAAAACGACAGGAGCAGGGAGCATTTTAACCAGCCGCAGCAACAACCACAAGCTCAGCTTCCTTCTCCTGAGGTGGATAACAGCAATTCTGAAGCCCTCGAAGAAGACACTGAGCGTTTCAGGTCGCCCACGCGATCTATCGACGAACGTCAGCAGAACGGGCAGGATTAG
- the LOC123682270 gene encoding protein jim lovell isoform X2, with protein sequence MSDAPDQQYSLKWSNHPDNILNALDTLLQSENLVDVTLICGKSSLRAHRVILSACSPFFQKIFAETPCNHPVVVLNEFQGAEVQALINFMYRGEVSVAHTRLDALMKAAESLQIRGLADKKNPDPVHAVIYEGDESGCGSNYLNQASGLGAAAAVRSPAEGSTPVRIGSVSPSTSSTYDHPSKHVRQSYMEVPTTRAVDCISPTPRRKQARPRRRSGDNCSVQDLSTSSPRSPVQQEEVAENLCIKKTEERPFQSKREVIEVAASLPDPPQADVEMRDYRTSPIVLNQPPMGLNQDMDSHPHMPFPPMPSVSALAMTPPHGKYFGMEPQPLGLFPPGLENCRNPLYEMDHRAQDPHGLVKKKIGRPKGQHSAPRGGPPRSWTNSELTNALQHVWNKKMTTSQASRVFGIPYNSLLMYVRGKYGKSLKLEQLRKDCIGASNQTSDLMAVNSTNNNNTVVKTEREAEPMQPNTRPSSVESQPPPPAHPHFLNPFLNNFYPEFNNFPLPLMHQFMPQNDRSREHFNQPQQQPQAQLPSPEVDNSNSEALEEDTERFRSPTRSIDERQQNGQD encoded by the exons ATGTCAGACGCACCTGACCAGCAATATAGTCTCAAGTGGAGCAATCACCCCGACAACATCCTGAATGCGCTCGATACCCTCCTACAATCTGAAAACCTCGTAGATGTCACCCTGATCTGCGGCAAATCGTCACTTCGAGCCCACAGAGTAATACTGAGCGCCTGCTCCCcctttttccagaaaattttcgCTGAGACACCCTGTAATCACCCGGTCGTGGTTCTGAACGAGTTCCAAGGAGCAGAGGTCCAAGCCTTGATCAACTTCATGTATAGAGGAGAGGTAAGCGTTGCCCATACGCGACTAGACGCTCTCATGAAAGCCGCTGAGAGCCTACAGATCAGGGGATTGGCGGATAAGAAGAATCCCGATCCCGTTCACGCTGTGATCTACGAAGGTGACGAGAGTGGCTGTGGTAGCAATTACCTGAATCAAGCCAGCGGTTTGGGAGCCGCTGCTGCTGTGAGATCACCTGCTGAAGGATCTACGCCAGTGAGAATAG GTTCCGTATCACCATCTACATCATCGACCTATGACCATCCGTCAAAACACGTAAGGCAGTCATACATGGAGGTTCCTACGACAAGGGCGGTAGATTGTATATCGCCAACACCAAGGAGGAAACAAGCAAGGCCACGAAGGCGTTCTGGAGATAACTGCAGCGTGCAAGACCTGTCAACTAGCTCGCCCAGGTCGCCAGTACAGCAGGAAGAAGTAGCAGAAAACTTGTGTATAAAGAAAACTGAAGAGAGGCCTTTCCAATCGAAGAGAGAAGTTATCGAAGTAGCTGCTTCGTTGCCTGACCCACCACAGGCAGATGTAGAAATGAGAGATTACAGGACTTCACCGATTGTGCTGAACCAACCTCCGATGGGTCTTAATCAGGACATGGATAGTCATCCTCACATGCCGTTTCCACCAATGCCGTCTGTATCAGCTCTGGCTATGACCCCACCTCATGGAAAAT attttggaATGGAGCCTCAGCCTTTAGGCCTGTTTCCTCCAGGTTTAGAGAACTGCAGGAATCCGTTGTACGAAATGGACCACAGGGCTCAGGATCCTCATGGGCTCGTCAAGAAAAAGA TTGGTAGACCTAAAGGACAACACTCAGCACCGAGAGGAGGGCCCCCAAGGTCGTGGACCAACTCAGAACTGACGAATGCCCTTCAGCACGTGTGGAACAAGAAGATGACCACGAGCCAGGCCTCTAGGGTGTTCGGCATCCCTTACAACTCCCTCCTCATGTACGTCCGAGGCAAATACGGCAAGAGTCTCAAGCTGGAACAGCTGCGCAAAGACTGCATAGGCGCATCAAACCAAACTTCAGATCTGATGGCGGTGAACAGCACGAACAACAACAACACAGTCGTGAAGACAGAGAGGGAGGCAGAACCCATGCAGCCCAACACCAGGCCATCCAGCGTGGAGAGCCAACCCCCACCGCCAGCACATCCACATTTCTTGAACCCATTCTTGAACAACTTCTACCCCGAGTTCAACAATTTTCCCCTTCCCTTGATGCACCAGTTCATGCCGCAAAACGACAGGAGCAGGGAGCATTTTAACCAGCCGCAGCAACAACCACAAGCTCAGCTTCCTTCTCCTGAGGTGGATAACAGCAATTCTGAAGCCCTCGAAGAAGACACTGAGCGTTTCAGGTCGCCCACGCGATCTATCGACGAACGTCAGCAGAACGGGCAGGATTAG